The DNA sequence TTGGGGTCACCACCGTGTTGAGCAGGGCCACCACCTTGTTCCTGTCCTCCCCTTGGCCACCCTTGCCAGACCTGACATACATGAAGATGCAGCTGCCATAGAAGAGAGACACGACAATGATGTGGGAGGAGCAGTTTGAGAAGGCTTTCTGCCTCTCCTTGGCTGAGGGAATTCGCAGGATGGTGTGAAGGATGTGGCCATAGCAGGTGGCTGTCACGGACAGAGTGCCCAGTAAACTGAAGTTGGCCacaacaaaacccagaagttCTATCAGACTTGTGTCTGTGCATATGAGTTCCAGGAGAGGAAAGTTGTCACAGAAGAAGTGATTAATAATATTGGGGCCACAGAATGGCTGTTGAAATGTGAGAAAACCTGGAACAATGATGAGAAAGAATCCTGCCATCCATGAACAAAGGACTAGTTGGGCACAGACCCTTTTGCTCATGATGGTGGCATAGCGCAAGGGATTACATATGGCCACATACCTGTCAAAGGACATCACTGCCAGGAGATAAAACTCTGTTGTACCCAGGGAGAAATAGAGGAAACTCTGTAGGAAGCAGCCTGGAAGGGAGATGGTCTTCTTTCCAGTCAGGGTGTTGGTGAGCATCTTGGGGAAGATGACCGAGGTGAACCAGATCTCCAGGACAGCGAAATTGCGGAGGAAGTAGTACATAGGAGTGTGGAGGCGCCTGTCCATGAGAGTGATGACCACGATGAGGAAGTTCCCCATCAGTGTGAGGAGGTAGGTCAGGAGAAACCCCAGGAAGATGAGCATCTGCAACTCACAGGCATCTGTGAGCCCCAGCAGGACAAACTCAGTGACACTGGTGCCATTTCCCATGGCTCCTCAGTCCTCTGTGGAAGGTCAGTCAGAGGTGGTCAGCATCAGGAGTTGTGATGTTCTGGGGAACTGAGGACAACCtagaattgaaaagaaagagggaTGAGTGTCAGTTTGAACTTAAGGAGTCCTCTATTTCTGTGAAGCACATTCCTTCCCACTGCTAACTACACAGGCTGGTTTTGCAGAGTTCCTGGGGACTCATTTCAATTTTGGCTTTTGGATCTGCCTGTTGGAGAAAGAAGTGATAATGTGTGATGTGGGCGAAGATAGGCTCAACACCAAGAATTATCCTTGCTTGTTTTTCTCAACTTTTGTTTCTCATTCCTcacttaatttcttttccttagtcATAAAATCTTCTTTCAATaccatttattctttatttccatATTGAGTCTTCATTCAGAAATAATTCACATTTGAGCATAGTACCCTTTATACTGAACATAGCCTTTCACAGCTTCCTATCGTAAGGTAGATTGACTTGGAATGGATGGACACGTTATTGCAGTTTTAAGATTACTTGAATCAAGATCGTTTAAACTAGTATTTGGATTAATAAAAAGGAAGGAGGACGTCTATAATGGAAAAGCACACCtctcagaaattagaaaaaaagaaaaatcgaaTATATGCGTAATCAGAGTTCCTTTTTAGAAGTTTAGTATTCAACTTTTTAATGATCTCTTCCTAAATACTATTTCCAAATTCCTCCCTCTTTTTATGTTCCCACAAACCCAGAGTTCTAGGTAAAATATACTCTTTGCAATTCTTTGATTCTTGATCTGTTTTCATGTACTGTGTTTTGCAGGTGTTATTTCTTCAGCCTGGAAGCATTagcctttcaaattttatttatcctttgaGACTTTTGTTAACAAATGCTGTCTCCTTCATGAAGGCTTCTCCTTTGACTCAATTATTCTTTCCTTTGTATCCTCCATAATTCTGTTATATCTCatattattgtgattttttttggggggggtgtacTGTCcatgaatcaaacctgggtctcctgcatggaaggcgagcatgcTACTACTGAACTATATCTGCACGCTGTGATTGTGTTTTTATAGTTGTTTTCATATGTTGCTCATTGAGTCACACGCTTCTTTAGTAATGTTTGTATTTTCTACAGCATCAAGGGCAAGTTTCTAGATAATAAGTAGCTTTAATTATcgttcattgaatgaatgaacaacccCTCAAATATCTTTTAGATGGAATTGCTGGGTGTTTGACACGCAAGTGTCTAAGTACATgtcatttatgtattatttccAAGGGCATAGAAGCCATGGAGTGTCAGGATGCTAAGTAGTCTGTAGTTGGTCCAAGTTTGCTTTTCTTCATGAGGAGACAGAGGTGTCACCTCaccatcattccctgaagggaggCTCTCCAACTTTAGGTCCTCTAGAATTTGATCACTTAGCAGACAGCGGTCTGGTTGGGTTTGCTGGAGGGCTCCTGGCTGCAAAATAACAACAATAGTAAACTTAAATAGTTCTCTCTTCAGAGTCAGCATCCTTGGAAAAGTCTTTTCTTAAGCATTATCAGCTACTCTTTGTTTATTAGACAGAGctcaagaaataattttttgtcATACTCGGGAATAAATTTAGGTCCCAAAATAGGTACCTAAGAGGAAGGAGATGCCTTGCGAAGATGGGGGCACcagggtgatgaaaatggcaTTAAAGGGGAGGATGAAATGGTAAATTTTACAGACTTTCCCTTTTTTATAGTTTTGCTATATTACTCAAAACTATTCCACAGACTACCATTACATACAGCATTTGTTGATAGGTATGAAAGAACACACAAACAGTAGGCCAGCCTCTGATAGAACCATAGGGTATCCTCAGGGGTCATTTTGAGCCTGAGCACTTTCTGATTCATGTGCAGTTATGAAAAAGTGATATCTGCAGTCTAACTGTTTTGTTTCAGGGGGATGCTAGATGGCCCAAGAAAAATTATCCAGCTCTTTCTAGAACAGAAGCAGAATCCAACATGAATGTGATATCCAGAAACatctgcaaaaaataaaacagtcaaTTATTTTACCTTGGATGGGATAAATTTGGATAAAGATAGGAATAGAGACTGAGATGGGAAATAGCTAGACATGAGTGGAAGGGGTGAAAAAGGCTTAGGGTTCACACCAGATTATGAGCTGGGTACCAGTGAACCATGAAGAGACACTGTGAGCAGTCCAAGGATACAGTACTTAGACTGTGCTGCTGATACAttcctatttttttcaatttcaattgGGAAGTCACCAGCTCAGGGCCCTTCCAGATATATAGGGTAGTGGGTCATTTCATGTATCCCAGGCTTTCTCCTTTGTATCTAGCATACTTgatgaaggggaaggggaagactTGCCAACAATCTGAATACCTGGACATGGTTGCATCCATCCACTTCAGATGATTCACAGTTTTAatgttctgcccactgggaaacTCTCTGACAATGCCCTGGAGGTCTGTCCAGCCACTGCTGGAAGTGTATGCTCTTTTAGACAGTTTTCGTTCACTTAGAAGGAGAATGAGATCTCTCCCTTCTAAGGAAAAGTGTTAAAAATTTTataccttcaattttccaagGGGACAGTTACACAAAGCACAGGGTGGGACATGTTGTAAATCAAACCAGGCAAATTTCCTCTATGCTAATAGTAACTTATAGGCTCTGATGGAATGAACATTGACTTAGCCCCTGCTGTGTTTCAGGATAGATATGGATGATGGTTCTTAAGCTACAAATGAGACCTGATATTTGTCCTTGATGTGCCAGATCTTATAAAGAAACTTAAAGAACAAGTGCTTGTAAGAAGATTTAGAGGGAGCCCCTTGCCAGCCTCTGAAGGTGTAAAGTGGAGATGACCTCACAGAACCTGGGACAGGTGTTTAGCAATCCTCTGGGGAAGTCCCATTCAGGCCATTCCAAATATGCTACTTATAGTAAGAttgtgaatcattatattgatattttttgctctccagtatcttagagcagctagaagtaaaaacttaaaattgtggaactgtaactcataccaaactctgaactctgttctacaacaattttttgcaatatgctttgaaatttattgcttttttgtatatatgttattatttttcgtatgttgtatggtgggggtcacatttcattctttttccatgtgagtatcctattgttgcagaaccatttgttgcatttttgtttatttgtttgctttttggagaagggcatgggccaagaattgaacccgagtctcccacattgcaggggagaattctaccacaaaaCCACCCTCAAACCccgaatatatgttatttttcacatgcaaaaaacctcaattgtgataaatgcacagctgtattatattttaaaccatttggatgattacatattatgcaaatatataaaatatatcaataaaaataaataattttaaaaagaccaaaTATGCTACTCACAGGATTGCAGAAGATACTTGGTTCTCACAGGTCTTTCTTGGGGTTGCAATATTATCTATCAGCCTGAAATGCAATGCTATTGATGTGAGTTTTTCAGCTCCCATGAGTTTGATGGCATCctctaaacattttctttttctgaatgcgcAGCCAGTGTACCTGATTGATTCAGAGTAGGCGAATGGTTTCCTTGCATGGTGTCTGTGTTGAACTTAGAGTTTCTGATAAGTCTAGAGATGTTTTGACAGCTCCCCTTTTCAGCCAGCTCATTTTGGTGAATGCCTTTAAAAAGTACAGTTATCATTTGGAGCAATACTTCTTCATCTTCCTTCTGAAATAACAGGACGATTCTGacttttattttatcatcacatgGCCAGGCTTAGTGGGGTAATGTTTCTTCTGTGGGCATATGGGATCTAGGTGACAGTGGGTGTGTTATCCTGGAATGGACATGTCTCTTTGTGCGGGTGATATCAGGGTTGAAAGCTTTGGGTTGCAGGTTTGTTTTCTAAAGGGATCTACTCTTCTTCCTAGTTTGATGGGGTTTGGGATCCCCAGAGAATGAGTATAATGAGCCTCACTTGGCCTCTTCCCAACTCTCTTGATTGTTATTTACTACAACTTTGAAAACAAAAGTTTCTCCTGTTTGTTCAGATCCAAAATAATAGTTCCCTTTCAGGTAAAGTAATGAATCCAATTATTCCTCTGAAATTTGGGAGTTATATCTAATGTTTTTATTAGGTTAGGCTGTTAGACTGTTGTATTGTTATAGGATACAAGGGAACATCACAAGTATTAAAGAGCCTTGGCCAATCCTATCTCAACCCCTAACTCACAGAGGCTGGGATATGGTATGAGTTGTGTACTGGTGGAAAGGTcaaatgtaatgtaatgtaaaaGTTGGGattaaaagttttttctttgcttaaaaaCGTAATAGTATAACACCAACAAATCTTACACTGAAAACGGGTTAAAGTGGTAAATTTTGAGTGATAGCTATGTTAacgtaaaatttaaaaaaaatgtaaaaacatttggaaaaagatCAGATCCCTCAAGGTATGGTCAAGAGAGGCAGAACAAAGACCGAAGAATAGGCATAGTTCTAAACAAGGATATGCAATTAGTCTCACCAAATAGTTTTTGGTATTTCAGCTTTTAACCTTGTtcataagaaaatcaaagcaTATTATTTTAATGCCATTTCCCCTATTATAGAAGTATATACTCTTATAATATAGAAAATCTGTAAACTCTACAAAAATAGTCTTAAAAATCCCTCATCCATGGTCCCAACTCAATTTCCTTAATagtttgtaattcttttttcctATGTATTTCTTACAAACGGTGATATATCCTATACACCTTTGCTTCTCAAGGCATGGTCTGTAGATCAGCAGGACCAGCATAACTTTTGCTAGAAATGCTATGTCTTTTCCATCACTTTAGTCCTATTGAGttagaatctgtattttatgaaGATGCTCAGGTGGTTAGTGTCACATTAAAATTACATATATTCACacatttttattctgctttttcatttaaagtaacaACAGAAGTGTTTTCCATTTTACTAAAAACTCCACATAAACATAATATTAAATGCTGTATGTATAATTTCctattatttggtttttttttcattgttaagaTAGGACTGGGATATAGggtgtgaaatcttgttggtttgtccaggttagtgtgatgtctgatatagcccagagtaatttggactgtgaataaagaagcatttgcaaagtccccttgggggaatgaggagaaaggaggaaatattcaatttccccatttggagaatttgtgatattctcataagcagtgggcacaaccaaatcaatagggtgagccctcgatcttggggtttgaaaTGTAGTCAAATGaatatgaaacattcctgcaaggataggctaagcctactaaaaattatttgtaagtgtcacccccagagaacctcttttgttgctcagatgtgccctttctctttaagccaacttggcagctgaactcactgcccttccctctgcatgggacatgactcccctggggtgtaaatctccctggcaacacttgacagaactcccaggattcactgggacctggcataatgggattgagaaagccttcttgaccaaaagggggaggagagaaatgagacaaaataaagtttcagtggctgagagatccaaacagagctgagagattatcctggaggttattcttatacattatatagatacccctttttagtttatggtatattagagtggctggagtgaaatacctgaaactatcgagccttgattcttgaagacaattatataatgatatagcttttacaatatgactgtgtgattgtaaaaaaccatgtgtctgttgctccttttatccacagtatggacagatgagtaaaaaatatatatggataaaaaaataaataatacgggggatggggtaaaataaattgcgtaggttgaaatactagtggtcagtgaaaggggaGAGTAAGGAgtaagggatgtatgagttgtttattttttccttttatttctttttctggagtgatgcagatgttctaaaaatgatcattgtgatgaatatacaattttgcatgatatcatgagccatggattgtacaccatgtatggactctatgtgtgtgaagatttgtcaataaaatataaaaaaaaataggactggGATAAACACCTTTGTATAAACAGCATTTTCCATGTTTGAGATATTTTCTTTGGGACGTATTCCTAGAACTGAGATTACTAGCTCAGAGGGATTTAAAGTTGTTAAGGTGTTTGATACATTTGAAATTGACATAAACTGTTCGAAAGGCACTTGTTATAGAATAGTGCTTTACATCTGGGGCTAGGTAGAGATCATTGGATGGAATTGTGTGGTAAAAATTTTCAAGCCACCATGTAACTCCTGACCACCTATTTCTTGAGGTGGAGAATCAGtggtaaggaagaaaaatatgggCTTTGGAGCAGTGGTATGCTGGTAAATGTTTTACAACAGGcatttagggggaaaaaaggcagcctgttttgtactgtttgccaatttccattgtgtaaatactcccactaAGGCCAATTTTAAGGAACTGGTATGATATCATTGAAcacagagttgggaagagatatGCACACTGACTCATGAAATCTGGCAGGAGCTGGCTTTTGCCCATGACTGGCCCATCTTCAAGGCATGGCATGGCACACCACCACGTCTCTTATGTATTTGTttgcaagtatttatttattcctttcatcCCCATTCTGAACTCTCCTTCCTCTGCCCCATGGGAAGTCACTCCAATTGAAGTTACATGTGTCCATgtaaaatataaactatatatagtTTTGggtatataattatattttatgtaagtgttatagttctttctcttactctttttaCCCTGCAGTATACTCTAAAGATCTATCTCTATGTGTACTTCTAGTTTTTTGCTTCtaactgctgcatagtattctaaGATGTGCAtcaccacattttattgatccatttCCCCCAATGATGGTCAACTGTATTGCCATCAATAACTTCCTGTACCACAACTTCCTGCTGCCACAATGTTGTCACAAACATGTTTATATAAGGAGCTTTATGGATGTGTGAAAATTTCCCTGGAATATGTACATAGGTGTAGGATTGCTGGGCTGAAGGGTATACATATACCTAAAGTGTCTAAGTACTACGAGGCTATATTTCTGTCTCTAGGGTGAGGCTATTCTCTTTATTGCCTTGCTGGTGTAGACTAGATTAGAACAGAATCATAGCTGTATTCAAACTTATTATCTTCATTAATTTTCATTAGGCTGTTGATGACATTGGTGGTATGAGATAATGaatttatataaatgcatatgcagctttcttatcatcacagtcgacttttccccccctttttgttaaatataacatatatagaaaaaaccaataaatttcaaagcacattcagcaattagttgtagagcagatttcagagtttgatatgggttataaatccacaattttaggtttttatttctagctgctctaagata is a window from the Tamandua tetradactyla isolate mTamTet1 chromosome 14, mTamTet1.pri, whole genome shotgun sequence genome containing:
- the LOC143655284 gene encoding olfactory receptor 6E1-like is translated as MGNGTSVTEFVLLGLTDACELQMLIFLGFLLTYLLTLMGNFLIVVITLMDRRLHTPMYYFLRNFAVLEIWFTSVIFPKMLTNTLTGKKTISLPGCFLQSFLYFSLGTTEFYLLAVMSFDRYVAICNPLRYATIMSKRVCAQLVLCSWMAGFFLIIVPGFLTFQQPFCGPNIINHFFCDNFPLLELICTDTSLIELLGFVVANFSLLGTLSVTATCYGHILHTILRIPSAKERQKAFSNCSSHIIVVSLFYGSCIFMYVRSGKGGQGEDRNKVVALLNTVVTPMLNPFIYTLRNKQVKQVFKEQVSKLLS